A section of the Aythya fuligula isolate bAytFul2 chromosome 9, bAytFul2.pri, whole genome shotgun sequence genome encodes:
- the AP2M1 gene encoding AP-2 complex subunit mu isoform X1 yields MIGGLFIYNHKGEVLISRVYRDDIGNRRNAVDAFRVNVIHARQQVRSPVTNIARTSFFHVKRSNIWLAAVTKQNVNAAMVFEFLYKMCDVMTAYFGKISEENIKNNFVLIYELLDEILDFGYPQNSETGALKTFITQQGIKSQHQTKEEQSQITSQVTGQIGWRREGIKYRRNELFLDVLESVNLLMSPQGQVLSAHVSGRVVMKSYLSGMPECKFGMNDKIVIEKQGKGTADETGKSELGSGKQSIAIDDCTFHQCVRLSKFDSERSISFIPPDGEFELMRYRTTKDIILPFRVIPLVREVGRTKLEVKVVIKSNFKPSLLAQKIEVRIPTPLNTSGVQVICMKGKAKYKASENAIVWKIKRMAGMKESQISAEIELLPTNDKKKWARPPISMNFEVPFAPSGLKVRYLKVFEPKLNYSDHDVIKWVRYIGRSGIYETRC; encoded by the exons CAATAG GCGGAATGCCGTGGACGCCTTCCGCGTCAATGTCATCCACGCCCGGCAGCAGGTGCGCTCGCCTGTCACCAACATCGCCCGCACGAGCTTCTTCCACGTCAAGCGTTCCAACAtctggctggctgctgtcacCAAGCAGAATGTCAACGCCGCCATGGTGTTCGAGTTTCTTTACAAGATGTGTGACGTGATGACCGCCTACTTCGGGAAGATCAGCGAGGAGAACATAAAGAACAACTTTGTGCTGATTTATGAGCTGCTGGATG AAATCCTGGACTTTGGCTATCCTCAGAACTCTGAAACAGGGGCCCTGAAGACTTTCATCACTCAGCAAGGCATCAAGAGTCAG CACCAG aCTAAGGAAGAGCAGTCCCAGATCACCAGCCAGGTGACTGGACAGATTGGATGGAGACGTGAAGGGATCAAGTATCGTCGCAATGAACTCTTTCTTGATGTGCTGGAGAGTGTGAATCTCTTGATGTCCCCCCAGG GTCAGGTTTTGAGTGCCCATGTCTCTGGCAGAGTGGTGATGAAGAGTTATCTGAGTGGAATGCCAGAGTGCAAGTTCGGCATGAATGACAAGATTGTCATTGAAAAACAGGGTAAAGGGACTGCAGATGAAACGGGGAAAAG TGAATTGGGAAG CGGCAAACAGTCAATCGCCATTGACGACTGCACTTTCCACCAGTGCGTGAGGCTCAGCAAATTTGATTCTGAGAGGAGCATCAGCTTCATTCCACCAGACGGAGAGTTTGAGCTCATGAG ATACCGAACCACTAAGGACATCATCCTTCCCTTCCGGGTGATACCCCTGGTGCGGGAGGTGGGCCGGACCAAGCTGGAAGTGAAGGTGGTGATAAAATCAAATTTCAAGCCTTCCTTGCTGGCTCAGAAGATAGAG GTCCGGATCCCAACACCCCTCAACACCAGTGGAGTGCAAGTCATCTGCATGAAAGGGAAGGCGAAGTACAAGGCCAGTGAGAATGCCATTGTGTGGAA GATAAAACGTATGGCTGGAATGAAGGAATCCCAGATCAGTGCAGAGATCGAGCTGCTGCCCACTAATGACAAGAAGAAGTGGGCTCGGCCCCCAATCTCCATGAACTTTGAG GTCCCGTTTGCGCCCTCTGGGCTGAAGGTGCGTTACCTGAAAGTCTTTGAGCCAAAGCTGAACTACAGTGACCACGACGTGATCAAATGGGTGAGGTACATCGGCAGGAGTGGGATCTACGAGACCAGATGCTAG
- the AP2M1 gene encoding AP-2 complex subunit mu isoform X4: MIGGLFIYNHKGEVLISRVYRDDIGNRRNAVDAFRVNVIHARQQVRSPVTNIARTSFFHVKRSNIWLAAVTKQNVNAAMVFEFLYKMCDVMTAYFGKISEENIKNNFVLIYELLDEILDFGYPQNSETGALKTFITQQGIKSQHQTKEEQSQITSQVTGQIGWRREGIKYRRNELFLDVLESVNLLMSPQGQVLSAHVSGRVVMKSYLSGMPECKFGMNDKIVIEKQGKGTADETGKSGKQSIAIDDCTFHQCVRLSKFDSERSISFIPPDGEFELMRYRTTKDIILPFRVIPLVREVGRTKLEVKVVIKSNFKPSLLAQKIEVRIPTPLNTSGVQVICMKGKAKYKASENAIVWKIKRMAGMKESQISAEIELLPTNDKKKWARPPISMNFEVPFAPSGLKVRYLKVFEPKLNYSDHDVIKWVRYIGRSGIYETRC; encoded by the exons CAATAG GCGGAATGCCGTGGACGCCTTCCGCGTCAATGTCATCCACGCCCGGCAGCAGGTGCGCTCGCCTGTCACCAACATCGCCCGCACGAGCTTCTTCCACGTCAAGCGTTCCAACAtctggctggctgctgtcacCAAGCAGAATGTCAACGCCGCCATGGTGTTCGAGTTTCTTTACAAGATGTGTGACGTGATGACCGCCTACTTCGGGAAGATCAGCGAGGAGAACATAAAGAACAACTTTGTGCTGATTTATGAGCTGCTGGATG AAATCCTGGACTTTGGCTATCCTCAGAACTCTGAAACAGGGGCCCTGAAGACTTTCATCACTCAGCAAGGCATCAAGAGTCAG CACCAG aCTAAGGAAGAGCAGTCCCAGATCACCAGCCAGGTGACTGGACAGATTGGATGGAGACGTGAAGGGATCAAGTATCGTCGCAATGAACTCTTTCTTGATGTGCTGGAGAGTGTGAATCTCTTGATGTCCCCCCAGG GTCAGGTTTTGAGTGCCCATGTCTCTGGCAGAGTGGTGATGAAGAGTTATCTGAGTGGAATGCCAGAGTGCAAGTTCGGCATGAATGACAAGATTGTCATTGAAAAACAGGGTAAAGGGACTGCAGATGAAACGGGGAAAAG CGGCAAACAGTCAATCGCCATTGACGACTGCACTTTCCACCAGTGCGTGAGGCTCAGCAAATTTGATTCTGAGAGGAGCATCAGCTTCATTCCACCAGACGGAGAGTTTGAGCTCATGAG ATACCGAACCACTAAGGACATCATCCTTCCCTTCCGGGTGATACCCCTGGTGCGGGAGGTGGGCCGGACCAAGCTGGAAGTGAAGGTGGTGATAAAATCAAATTTCAAGCCTTCCTTGCTGGCTCAGAAGATAGAG GTCCGGATCCCAACACCCCTCAACACCAGTGGAGTGCAAGTCATCTGCATGAAAGGGAAGGCGAAGTACAAGGCCAGTGAGAATGCCATTGTGTGGAA GATAAAACGTATGGCTGGAATGAAGGAATCCCAGATCAGTGCAGAGATCGAGCTGCTGCCCACTAATGACAAGAAGAAGTGGGCTCGGCCCCCAATCTCCATGAACTTTGAG GTCCCGTTTGCGCCCTCTGGGCTGAAGGTGCGTTACCTGAAAGTCTTTGAGCCAAAGCTGAACTACAGTGACCACGACGTGATCAAATGGGTGAGGTACATCGGCAGGAGTGGGATCTACGAGACCAGATGCTAG
- the AP2M1 gene encoding AP-2 complex subunit mu isoform X3 produces the protein MIGGLFIYNHKGEVLISRVYRDDIGNRRNAVDAFRVNVIHARQQVRSPVTNIARTSFFHVKRSNIWLAAVTKQNVNAAMVFEFLYKMCDVMTAYFGKISEENIKNNFVLIYELLDEILDFGYPQNSETGALKTFITQQGIKSQTKEEQSQITSQVTGQIGWRREGIKYRRNELFLDVLESVNLLMSPQGQVLSAHVSGRVVMKSYLSGMPECKFGMNDKIVIEKQGKGTADETGKSELGSGKQSIAIDDCTFHQCVRLSKFDSERSISFIPPDGEFELMRYRTTKDIILPFRVIPLVREVGRTKLEVKVVIKSNFKPSLLAQKIEVRIPTPLNTSGVQVICMKGKAKYKASENAIVWKIKRMAGMKESQISAEIELLPTNDKKKWARPPISMNFEVPFAPSGLKVRYLKVFEPKLNYSDHDVIKWVRYIGRSGIYETRC, from the exons CAATAG GCGGAATGCCGTGGACGCCTTCCGCGTCAATGTCATCCACGCCCGGCAGCAGGTGCGCTCGCCTGTCACCAACATCGCCCGCACGAGCTTCTTCCACGTCAAGCGTTCCAACAtctggctggctgctgtcacCAAGCAGAATGTCAACGCCGCCATGGTGTTCGAGTTTCTTTACAAGATGTGTGACGTGATGACCGCCTACTTCGGGAAGATCAGCGAGGAGAACATAAAGAACAACTTTGTGCTGATTTATGAGCTGCTGGATG AAATCCTGGACTTTGGCTATCCTCAGAACTCTGAAACAGGGGCCCTGAAGACTTTCATCACTCAGCAAGGCATCAAGAGTCAG aCTAAGGAAGAGCAGTCCCAGATCACCAGCCAGGTGACTGGACAGATTGGATGGAGACGTGAAGGGATCAAGTATCGTCGCAATGAACTCTTTCTTGATGTGCTGGAGAGTGTGAATCTCTTGATGTCCCCCCAGG GTCAGGTTTTGAGTGCCCATGTCTCTGGCAGAGTGGTGATGAAGAGTTATCTGAGTGGAATGCCAGAGTGCAAGTTCGGCATGAATGACAAGATTGTCATTGAAAAACAGGGTAAAGGGACTGCAGATGAAACGGGGAAAAG TGAATTGGGAAG CGGCAAACAGTCAATCGCCATTGACGACTGCACTTTCCACCAGTGCGTGAGGCTCAGCAAATTTGATTCTGAGAGGAGCATCAGCTTCATTCCACCAGACGGAGAGTTTGAGCTCATGAG ATACCGAACCACTAAGGACATCATCCTTCCCTTCCGGGTGATACCCCTGGTGCGGGAGGTGGGCCGGACCAAGCTGGAAGTGAAGGTGGTGATAAAATCAAATTTCAAGCCTTCCTTGCTGGCTCAGAAGATAGAG GTCCGGATCCCAACACCCCTCAACACCAGTGGAGTGCAAGTCATCTGCATGAAAGGGAAGGCGAAGTACAAGGCCAGTGAGAATGCCATTGTGTGGAA GATAAAACGTATGGCTGGAATGAAGGAATCCCAGATCAGTGCAGAGATCGAGCTGCTGCCCACTAATGACAAGAAGAAGTGGGCTCGGCCCCCAATCTCCATGAACTTTGAG GTCCCGTTTGCGCCCTCTGGGCTGAAGGTGCGTTACCTGAAAGTCTTTGAGCCAAAGCTGAACTACAGTGACCACGACGTGATCAAATGGGTGAGGTACATCGGCAGGAGTGGGATCTACGAGACCAGATGCTAG
- the AP2M1 gene encoding AP-2 complex subunit mu isoform X6, translating into MIGGLFIYNHKGEVLISRVYRDDIGRNAVDAFRVNVIHARQQVRSPVTNIARTSFFHVKRSNIWLAAVTKQNVNAAMVFEFLYKMCDVMTAYFGKISEENIKNNFVLIYELLDEILDFGYPQNSETGALKTFITQQGIKSQTKEEQSQITSQVTGQIGWRREGIKYRRNELFLDVLESVNLLMSPQGQVLSAHVSGRVVMKSYLSGMPECKFGMNDKIVIEKQGKGTADETGKSGKQSIAIDDCTFHQCVRLSKFDSERSISFIPPDGEFELMRYRTTKDIILPFRVIPLVREVGRTKLEVKVVIKSNFKPSLLAQKIEVRIPTPLNTSGVQVICMKGKAKYKASENAIVWKIKRMAGMKESQISAEIELLPTNDKKKWARPPISMNFEVPFAPSGLKVRYLKVFEPKLNYSDHDVIKWVRYIGRSGIYETRC; encoded by the exons GCGGAATGCCGTGGACGCCTTCCGCGTCAATGTCATCCACGCCCGGCAGCAGGTGCGCTCGCCTGTCACCAACATCGCCCGCACGAGCTTCTTCCACGTCAAGCGTTCCAACAtctggctggctgctgtcacCAAGCAGAATGTCAACGCCGCCATGGTGTTCGAGTTTCTTTACAAGATGTGTGACGTGATGACCGCCTACTTCGGGAAGATCAGCGAGGAGAACATAAAGAACAACTTTGTGCTGATTTATGAGCTGCTGGATG AAATCCTGGACTTTGGCTATCCTCAGAACTCTGAAACAGGGGCCCTGAAGACTTTCATCACTCAGCAAGGCATCAAGAGTCAG aCTAAGGAAGAGCAGTCCCAGATCACCAGCCAGGTGACTGGACAGATTGGATGGAGACGTGAAGGGATCAAGTATCGTCGCAATGAACTCTTTCTTGATGTGCTGGAGAGTGTGAATCTCTTGATGTCCCCCCAGG GTCAGGTTTTGAGTGCCCATGTCTCTGGCAGAGTGGTGATGAAGAGTTATCTGAGTGGAATGCCAGAGTGCAAGTTCGGCATGAATGACAAGATTGTCATTGAAAAACAGGGTAAAGGGACTGCAGATGAAACGGGGAAAAG CGGCAAACAGTCAATCGCCATTGACGACTGCACTTTCCACCAGTGCGTGAGGCTCAGCAAATTTGATTCTGAGAGGAGCATCAGCTTCATTCCACCAGACGGAGAGTTTGAGCTCATGAG ATACCGAACCACTAAGGACATCATCCTTCCCTTCCGGGTGATACCCCTGGTGCGGGAGGTGGGCCGGACCAAGCTGGAAGTGAAGGTGGTGATAAAATCAAATTTCAAGCCTTCCTTGCTGGCTCAGAAGATAGAG GTCCGGATCCCAACACCCCTCAACACCAGTGGAGTGCAAGTCATCTGCATGAAAGGGAAGGCGAAGTACAAGGCCAGTGAGAATGCCATTGTGTGGAA GATAAAACGTATGGCTGGAATGAAGGAATCCCAGATCAGTGCAGAGATCGAGCTGCTGCCCACTAATGACAAGAAGAAGTGGGCTCGGCCCCCAATCTCCATGAACTTTGAG GTCCCGTTTGCGCCCTCTGGGCTGAAGGTGCGTTACCTGAAAGTCTTTGAGCCAAAGCTGAACTACAGTGACCACGACGTGATCAAATGGGTGAGGTACATCGGCAGGAGTGGGATCTACGAGACCAGATGCTAG
- the AP2M1 gene encoding AP-2 complex subunit mu isoform X2, giving the protein MIGGLFIYNHKGEVLISRVYRDDIGRNAVDAFRVNVIHARQQVRSPVTNIARTSFFHVKRSNIWLAAVTKQNVNAAMVFEFLYKMCDVMTAYFGKISEENIKNNFVLIYELLDEILDFGYPQNSETGALKTFITQQGIKSQHQTKEEQSQITSQVTGQIGWRREGIKYRRNELFLDVLESVNLLMSPQGQVLSAHVSGRVVMKSYLSGMPECKFGMNDKIVIEKQGKGTADETGKSELGSGKQSIAIDDCTFHQCVRLSKFDSERSISFIPPDGEFELMRYRTTKDIILPFRVIPLVREVGRTKLEVKVVIKSNFKPSLLAQKIEVRIPTPLNTSGVQVICMKGKAKYKASENAIVWKIKRMAGMKESQISAEIELLPTNDKKKWARPPISMNFEVPFAPSGLKVRYLKVFEPKLNYSDHDVIKWVRYIGRSGIYETRC; this is encoded by the exons GCGGAATGCCGTGGACGCCTTCCGCGTCAATGTCATCCACGCCCGGCAGCAGGTGCGCTCGCCTGTCACCAACATCGCCCGCACGAGCTTCTTCCACGTCAAGCGTTCCAACAtctggctggctgctgtcacCAAGCAGAATGTCAACGCCGCCATGGTGTTCGAGTTTCTTTACAAGATGTGTGACGTGATGACCGCCTACTTCGGGAAGATCAGCGAGGAGAACATAAAGAACAACTTTGTGCTGATTTATGAGCTGCTGGATG AAATCCTGGACTTTGGCTATCCTCAGAACTCTGAAACAGGGGCCCTGAAGACTTTCATCACTCAGCAAGGCATCAAGAGTCAG CACCAG aCTAAGGAAGAGCAGTCCCAGATCACCAGCCAGGTGACTGGACAGATTGGATGGAGACGTGAAGGGATCAAGTATCGTCGCAATGAACTCTTTCTTGATGTGCTGGAGAGTGTGAATCTCTTGATGTCCCCCCAGG GTCAGGTTTTGAGTGCCCATGTCTCTGGCAGAGTGGTGATGAAGAGTTATCTGAGTGGAATGCCAGAGTGCAAGTTCGGCATGAATGACAAGATTGTCATTGAAAAACAGGGTAAAGGGACTGCAGATGAAACGGGGAAAAG TGAATTGGGAAG CGGCAAACAGTCAATCGCCATTGACGACTGCACTTTCCACCAGTGCGTGAGGCTCAGCAAATTTGATTCTGAGAGGAGCATCAGCTTCATTCCACCAGACGGAGAGTTTGAGCTCATGAG ATACCGAACCACTAAGGACATCATCCTTCCCTTCCGGGTGATACCCCTGGTGCGGGAGGTGGGCCGGACCAAGCTGGAAGTGAAGGTGGTGATAAAATCAAATTTCAAGCCTTCCTTGCTGGCTCAGAAGATAGAG GTCCGGATCCCAACACCCCTCAACACCAGTGGAGTGCAAGTCATCTGCATGAAAGGGAAGGCGAAGTACAAGGCCAGTGAGAATGCCATTGTGTGGAA GATAAAACGTATGGCTGGAATGAAGGAATCCCAGATCAGTGCAGAGATCGAGCTGCTGCCCACTAATGACAAGAAGAAGTGGGCTCGGCCCCCAATCTCCATGAACTTTGAG GTCCCGTTTGCGCCCTCTGGGCTGAAGGTGCGTTACCTGAAAGTCTTTGAGCCAAAGCTGAACTACAGTGACCACGACGTGATCAAATGGGTGAGGTACATCGGCAGGAGTGGGATCTACGAGACCAGATGCTAG
- the AP2M1 gene encoding AP-2 complex subunit mu isoform X5, with protein sequence MIGGLFIYNHKGEVLISRVYRDDIGRNAVDAFRVNVIHARQQVRSPVTNIARTSFFHVKRSNIWLAAVTKQNVNAAMVFEFLYKMCDVMTAYFGKISEENIKNNFVLIYELLDEILDFGYPQNSETGALKTFITQQGIKSQHQTKEEQSQITSQVTGQIGWRREGIKYRRNELFLDVLESVNLLMSPQGQVLSAHVSGRVVMKSYLSGMPECKFGMNDKIVIEKQGKGTADETGKSGKQSIAIDDCTFHQCVRLSKFDSERSISFIPPDGEFELMRYRTTKDIILPFRVIPLVREVGRTKLEVKVVIKSNFKPSLLAQKIEVRIPTPLNTSGVQVICMKGKAKYKASENAIVWKIKRMAGMKESQISAEIELLPTNDKKKWARPPISMNFEVPFAPSGLKVRYLKVFEPKLNYSDHDVIKWVRYIGRSGIYETRC encoded by the exons GCGGAATGCCGTGGACGCCTTCCGCGTCAATGTCATCCACGCCCGGCAGCAGGTGCGCTCGCCTGTCACCAACATCGCCCGCACGAGCTTCTTCCACGTCAAGCGTTCCAACAtctggctggctgctgtcacCAAGCAGAATGTCAACGCCGCCATGGTGTTCGAGTTTCTTTACAAGATGTGTGACGTGATGACCGCCTACTTCGGGAAGATCAGCGAGGAGAACATAAAGAACAACTTTGTGCTGATTTATGAGCTGCTGGATG AAATCCTGGACTTTGGCTATCCTCAGAACTCTGAAACAGGGGCCCTGAAGACTTTCATCACTCAGCAAGGCATCAAGAGTCAG CACCAG aCTAAGGAAGAGCAGTCCCAGATCACCAGCCAGGTGACTGGACAGATTGGATGGAGACGTGAAGGGATCAAGTATCGTCGCAATGAACTCTTTCTTGATGTGCTGGAGAGTGTGAATCTCTTGATGTCCCCCCAGG GTCAGGTTTTGAGTGCCCATGTCTCTGGCAGAGTGGTGATGAAGAGTTATCTGAGTGGAATGCCAGAGTGCAAGTTCGGCATGAATGACAAGATTGTCATTGAAAAACAGGGTAAAGGGACTGCAGATGAAACGGGGAAAAG CGGCAAACAGTCAATCGCCATTGACGACTGCACTTTCCACCAGTGCGTGAGGCTCAGCAAATTTGATTCTGAGAGGAGCATCAGCTTCATTCCACCAGACGGAGAGTTTGAGCTCATGAG ATACCGAACCACTAAGGACATCATCCTTCCCTTCCGGGTGATACCCCTGGTGCGGGAGGTGGGCCGGACCAAGCTGGAAGTGAAGGTGGTGATAAAATCAAATTTCAAGCCTTCCTTGCTGGCTCAGAAGATAGAG GTCCGGATCCCAACACCCCTCAACACCAGTGGAGTGCAAGTCATCTGCATGAAAGGGAAGGCGAAGTACAAGGCCAGTGAGAATGCCATTGTGTGGAA GATAAAACGTATGGCTGGAATGAAGGAATCCCAGATCAGTGCAGAGATCGAGCTGCTGCCCACTAATGACAAGAAGAAGTGGGCTCGGCCCCCAATCTCCATGAACTTTGAG GTCCCGTTTGCGCCCTCTGGGCTGAAGGTGCGTTACCTGAAAGTCTTTGAGCCAAAGCTGAACTACAGTGACCACGACGTGATCAAATGGGTGAGGTACATCGGCAGGAGTGGGATCTACGAGACCAGATGCTAG